In Pirellulales bacterium, a single window of DNA contains:
- a CDS encoding ABC-three component system middle component 2: protein MGTVETDESPLCYHESVLNSPLEVALRTLIILSKLQNGADLQRLAIYDYVLLHSGDIENGPASLHPATPIRTSELLVRRGMIDRGLTLLESRGLVQRSYREDGIAFIASQLASPFLLYFESEYAKQCGEVAGWISATFDAMSAEDLQEFIQSRVGKWGVEFTDEPVEEEAQGT, encoded by the coding sequence ATGGGTACTGTAGAAACTGACGAATCGCCGCTCTGCTACCACGAATCGGTCCTCAACAGCCCGCTCGAAGTTGCGCTCCGCACCCTCATCATTTTGTCGAAGCTGCAAAACGGTGCAGACCTGCAGCGGCTTGCTATCTACGACTATGTGCTCCTGCACTCGGGAGACATCGAAAATGGCCCAGCTAGCCTGCATCCTGCGACGCCTATCCGCACTAGCGAGTTGCTCGTGCGCCGTGGCATGATTGACCGAGGTCTCACGCTACTTGAAAGCCGTGGGCTCGTGCAACGCAGCTATCGTGAGGATGGTATTGCATTCATCGCATCACAGCTCGCCAGTCCATTTTTACTTTACTTCGAGTCCGAATACGCGAAGCAGTGCGGCGAGGTGGCAGGTTGGATTTCGGCCACATTTGACGCAATGTCGGCCGAGGATCTCCAAGAGTTTATCCAAAGCCGAGTGGGAAAGTGGGGTGTCGAGTTCACTGATGAGCCGGTCGAAGAGGAGGCGCAAGGCACATGA